One Rosettibacter firmus genomic window carries:
- a CDS encoding short-chain dehydrogenase — MDIQNKTVLVLGGWGLVGNAVIRKLIPEKPKKIIVTSLKKEEAEEEVEKLKKDFPQLPDDYFIPWWGNIFIRYDYKDMNRNELLDNPVTRKIIMQDIMEELNDEILQSSSIYHLLMEFKPEIIIDCVNSATAIAYQDVYSRYYRIKKLLEKKPSAEILAEETEKIFCTEYVPQLIRHVQILYNSMNKAGTKIYVKIGTSGTGGMGLNIPYTHSEEKPSRVLLSKSAVAGAHTLLLFLMGRTPEGPITKEIKPTAAIAWKKIEYGEIKKGGKPIELLNISIEDAIPLNGKLKLDLDKKFKSTGEHLKSVFIDTGENGTFSLGEFESITTQGQMEYVTPEEIADDVIYEIKGGNTGHDIINALDNATLEPTYRAGFLQHSAIEKLKELEKIHNVNSVAFELLGPPRLSKLLHEINLLKIICGTMKQILNETPESLSQKAFEYIKKDSKLRNEIISIGIPILLPDGHSLLRGNEIKIPPYRGENELEITQDKIDLWAHDGWVDLRPQSMKIWQSRIKTIIEETEQIPPDDTSSMFVRTKKYWNNFETIDIGKVVGWIFSKEEKGERMKA; from the coding sequence ATGGATATTCAAAACAAAACTGTTTTAGTATTAGGGGGATGGGGATTAGTTGGCAATGCTGTTATAAGAAAACTTATCCCAGAAAAACCAAAAAAAATAATTGTTACTTCTCTTAAAAAAGAAGAAGCCGAAGAGGAAGTTGAAAAGTTGAAAAAAGATTTTCCTCAACTTCCAGATGATTATTTCATTCCATGGTGGGGCAATATTTTTATACGTTATGACTACAAGGATATGAATCGTAATGAATTATTAGATAATCCTGTTACAAGAAAAATTATTATGCAAGATATTATGGAAGAATTAAATGATGAGATATTGCAAAGTTCATCAATCTATCATCTATTAATGGAATTTAAACCAGAAATAATTATTGATTGTGTTAACTCTGCCACTGCAATTGCTTATCAAGATGTATATTCAAGATATTATAGAATTAAAAAGTTACTGGAGAAAAAACCATCTGCTGAAATATTAGCAGAAGAGACAGAAAAAATTTTTTGTACAGAGTATGTACCTCAACTAATTCGTCATGTTCAGATACTCTATAATTCAATGAATAAAGCTGGTACTAAAATTTACGTTAAAATTGGAACCAGTGGTACTGGAGGAATGGGATTAAATATTCCATACACACACAGCGAGGAAAAACCTTCAAGAGTATTATTAAGTAAATCTGCTGTTGCAGGTGCACATACTCTATTACTATTTTTAATGGGAAGAACTCCCGAGGGACCAATCACAAAAGAAATAAAACCAACTGCTGCAATAGCATGGAAAAAAATAGAATATGGAGAAATTAAAAAAGGTGGAAAACCAATTGAATTATTAAACATATCAATAGAAGACGCTATTCCATTAAATGGAAAATTAAAATTAGATCTGGATAAAAAATTTAAATCTACGGGTGAACATTTAAAATCTGTTTTTATTGATACTGGTGAAAATGGTACTTTTTCTCTTGGAGAATTTGAATCCATTACAACTCAAGGTCAAATGGAATATGTAACACCAGAAGAAATTGCTGATGATGTCATCTATGAAATAAAAGGTGGCAACACAGGCCACGATATTATCAATGCTCTCGATAATGCAACATTAGAACCTACATATCGTGCTGGATTTTTACAACATTCAGCAATTGAAAAATTAAAAGAACTTGAGAAAATACATAATGTAAATAGTGTTGCATTTGAGTTATTAGGACCTCCAAGACTGTCAAAACTTTTACACGAAATCAATTTGCTTAAAATTATTTGTGGTACAATGAAGCAAATATTAAATGAGACACCAGAAAGTTTATCTCAAAAAGCATTTGAATACATAAAGAAAGATTCAAAACTTCGCAATGAAATAATATCAATTGGAATTCCAATTCTTTTACCAGATGGTCACTCACTTCTTAGAGGTAATGAAATTAAAATTCCACCATATCGGGGTGAAAATGAACTTGAAATTACACAAGATAAAATTGATTTATGGGCACACGATGGATGGGTAGACTTACGACCTCAAAGCATGAAAATATGGCAATCAAGAATAAAAACTATTATTGAAGAAACAGAACAAATACCTCCAGATGATACAAGTTCGATGTTTGTAAGAACAAAAAAATACTGGAATAATTTTGAAACAATTGATATTGGCAAAGTAGTTGGCTGGATCTTCAGTAAAGAAGAAAAAGGCGAAAGAATGAAAGCATAA
- a CDS encoding NifB/NifX family molybdenum-iron cluster-binding protein, whose amino-acid sequence MKIAIASDDGNTISSHLGRTRGFIIFDVEDKEIRKQEYRTNNFTGHARGLEGAGHEIDRHAPILNALKDCKTVISRGMGMRIYNDLKEFGIEVFITEEMEVNKALELYLNGKLIDRPEIGCMHKHQN is encoded by the coding sequence ATGAAGATTGCAATTGCATCTGATGATGGTAATACCATATCGTCCCATCTGGGCAGAACAAGAGGATTTATAATATTTGATGTTGAAGATAAAGAGATAAGGAAGCAGGAATACCGTACTAACAACTTTACAGGTCACGCAAGAGGATTGGAAGGGGCAGGTCATGAAATAGATAGACATGCCCCAATTCTAAATGCACTTAAAGATTGTAAAACGGTTATTTCACGTGGTATGGGAATGAGAATATATAATGATCTAAAAGAATTTGGCATTGAAGTTTTTATTACAGAAGAAATGGAAGTCAATAAAGCATTAGAACTTTACCTTAATGGTAAACTTATTGATAGACCAGAAATAGGATGTATGCATAAACATCAAAACTAA
- a CDS encoding SDR family oxidoreductase, protein MIADNPQAKPDRIPVGRLGTPKEVANVVTMLVCNGYITGQTINVNGGLYMS, encoded by the coding sequence ATGATTGCTGATAACCCGCAGGCTAAGCCCGACCGAATTCCTGTTGGTCGTCTGGGAACACCTAAAGAAGTCGCTAATGTTGTAACAATGTTAGTTTGTAACGGCTACATTACTGGTCAGACAATTAATGTTAATGGTGGTTTATATATGAGTTAG
- a CDS encoding T9SS type A sorting domain-containing protein → MDTKNLPSGIYFYQLKTGEYQQTKKMVLLR, encoded by the coding sequence ATTGATACAAAAAATTTGCCCAGTGGAATTTATTTTTATCAATTAAAGACAGGAGAATACCAGCAAACAAAAAAGATGGTATTATTACGGTAG
- a CDS encoding PTS sugar transporter subunit IIA: MKICDILKKDKIIPSMKGRNKYDLINELVDLFKDDERVKDLEGMRQSVHEREKIMSTGVGKGFAIPHSKSNSVNDIVAAFGKLDEPVDFQALDGQPVNLIFLLVGKENLVGPHIKLLSRISRMMNRDEFRESLAKAKTADEIYELFENEEKQYFEIN; this comes from the coding sequence ATGAAAATTTGTGATATTCTAAAAAAAGATAAAATTATTCCTTCGATGAAGGGAAGAAACAAATATGATTTAATAAATGAGCTTGTAGATTTATTTAAAGATGATGAGCGTGTAAAAGATCTTGAAGGAATGCGTCAATCGGTACATGAGAGAGAAAAAATTATGTCTACAGGTGTTGGAAAAGGTTTTGCAATACCTCACTCTAAATCTAATAGTGTGAATGATATTGTTGCTGCATTTGGTAAACTTGATGAACCCGTTGACTTTCAAGCTCTTGATGGACAACCAGTAAATTTAATATTTTTATTGGTAGGTAAAGAAAATTTGGTGGGCCCACACATTAAACTTTTAAGTCGCATTTCACGTATGATGAATCGAGATGAATTTAGGGAAAGTCTTGCTAAAGCTAAAACTGCTGATGAGATTTATGAATTATTTGAAAACGAAGAAAAACAATATTTCGAAATAAACTAA
- a CDS encoding DUF5320 domain-containing protein, producing the protein MYGYGKGWHHWEKGIITPQGYSYIGPCRCGKGPHAFYQDSSGRIVHAKELYRQRLSWGHTKEDPKVQLEALKQEKEQLEKQIEILEKQIKENE; encoded by the coding sequence ATGTATGGTTATGGAAAAGGCTGGCATCATTGGGAAAAAGGAATAATTACTCCTCAAGGCTATTCATACATAGGTCCCTGCAGATGTGGAAAAGGACCTCATGCATTCTATCAGGATTCAAGTGGTAGAATTGTTCATGCAAAAGAACTATACAGACAGAGATTATCCTGGGGACATACAAAAGAAGATCCGAAAGTTCAACTTGAAGCACTGAAACAAGAAAAAGAACAACTGGAAAAACAAATAGAGATATTAGAAAAACAGATTAAAGAAAATGAATAA
- a CDS encoding DUF134 domain-containing protein, giving the protein MPRCKKNRCCRFLDSERIYKPIAIPLKELQIVEIFIDEFEAVRLCDYEKLSQIEASEKMKISRGTVQRLLESGRFKIVDALLNKKVLKINSK; this is encoded by the coding sequence ATGCCCAGATGCAAAAAAAATAGATGCTGTAGATTTTTAGATTCTGAAAGAATTTATAAACCAATCGCAATCCCTTTAAAAGAATTGCAAATAGTAGAAATATTTATTGATGAATTTGAAGCAGTAAGACTATGTGATTATGAAAAACTTAGTCAAATCGAAGCCTCAGAAAAAATGAAAATTTCAAGAGGAACTGTTCAGCGATTGTTAGAATCAGGAAGATTTAAAATTGTTGATGCATTATTAAATAAAAAAGTATTAAAAATAAATAGTAAATAA
- a CDS encoding SDR family NAD(P)-dependent oxidoreductase produces MQADVSIAADVYRLIESIGVSLGGVSILVNNAGMSNPRSIETITEDDWDKIIAVNLKSVFLVTQAVLPYMRLQKWGRIINMTSVAIQLGGIVCPHYAASKAGIWGLTHSYASQLASEGITVNAIAPANRNRNDC; encoded by the coding sequence GTGCAAGCAGATGTCTCTATTGCTGCAGACGTATACCGACTGATTGAGTCAATAGGAGTATCTCTAGGAGGGGTAAGTATACTTGTTAACAATGCCGGGATGTCAAATCCTAGATCTATAGAAACTATCACCGAAGATGATTGGGATAAAATTATTGCTGTTAATCTCAAATCTGTGTTTTTGGTTACTCAAGCTGTACTTCCGTATATGCGTTTACAGAAATGGGGGCGAATTATCAATATGACGTCTGTAGCAATTCAGTTGGGTGGCATAGTTTGTCCACACTATGCAGCATCTAAGGCAGGGATTTGGGGATTGACGCATTCTTATGCTTCACAGTTAGCCAGTGAAGGTATAACTGTAAATGCCATAGCACCTGCTAATCGAAACAGAAATGATTGCTGA